One Methylocaldum marinum DNA window includes the following coding sequences:
- a CDS encoding energy transducer TonB family protein, whose amino-acid sequence MSKKTWLRYLPAAIGGVLILLIAVAVFFLKDLFEKPVQTKKQVQQITVIQPPPPPPPPPEEKPPEPEIKEEKIEEPEPEPEPEPEQQADEPPPGEELGVDAEGAAGSDAFGLVGKKGGRGLLGGGGGNAIIWYGQQLQRSLVQELETLLSEGDARKSAYSVILNVWINSEGRVSRAELANSTGKPALDNELREALSKLRISLHKEPPENMPQPLKIRFTSKL is encoded by the coding sequence ATGAGCAAGAAAACTTGGCTTCGCTATCTGCCCGCGGCGATCGGCGGGGTGCTGATTCTGCTGATCGCGGTGGCGGTTTTTTTTCTGAAGGACCTGTTCGAAAAGCCGGTGCAGACCAAGAAACAGGTCCAGCAGATCACCGTGATCCAACCGCCCCCGCCACCGCCGCCCCCGCCCGAGGAAAAGCCGCCGGAGCCGGAGATCAAGGAGGAAAAGATCGAAGAACCGGAGCCGGAGCCCGAACCGGAACCCGAGCAGCAAGCGGACGAGCCGCCGCCGGGTGAGGAACTGGGGGTGGATGCCGAAGGCGCGGCGGGTTCCGACGCCTTCGGGCTGGTCGGCAAGAAAGGCGGGCGGGGCCTCCTCGGCGGGGGCGGCGGCAACGCCATCATTTGGTACGGCCAGCAATTGCAAAGGAGCCTGGTGCAGGAACTGGAAACCCTGCTGAGCGAAGGCGATGCGAGGAAAAGCGCCTACAGCGTCATCTTGAATGTATGGATCAACAGCGAGGGACGCGTGAGCCGGGCGGAGCTTGCCAATTCGACCGGCAAACCCGCCCTGGACAACGAACTCAGGGAAGCCTTGAGCAAGCTGCGGATATCGCTCCATAAGGAGCCGCCGGAGAACATGCCGCAGCCTCTGAAAATCCGGTTTACTTCGAAACTTTGA
- a CDS encoding ExbD/TolR family protein, with translation MKVESEEKVYDDINITPMLDVAYVLLLIFIIMTTATVQGITVNLPKASATPALSKPKTKAISITQDGTIYLDTYPVSLQELETRLSQYKAATPDLPVVLKADATIQYEKVIDVLDVVTRLQIGQLGLVTQKLVK, from the coding sequence ATGAAAGTCGAATCCGAAGAGAAGGTCTACGACGACATCAACATCACGCCCATGCTGGACGTGGCCTACGTGCTGCTGCTGATCTTCATCATCATGACCACCGCCACGGTACAAGGCATCACCGTCAACCTGCCCAAGGCCAGCGCCACGCCCGCTCTGTCCAAGCCAAAGACCAAGGCGATTTCGATTACCCAGGACGGCACCATTTACCTGGACACCTATCCGGTCAGCCTCCAGGAGCTCGAAACCCGTCTGTCGCAGTACAAGGCGGCGACGCCGGACCTGCCGGTAGTGCTCAAGGCCGACGCCACCATCCAGTACGAGAAAGTCATCGACGTGCTGGACGTCGTGACGCGGTTGCAGATCGGCCAGCTCGGCCTGGTGACGCAGAAGCTGGTGAAGTAA
- a CDS encoding DUF2341 domain-containing protein: MRIRRFLCGLVFLAVQNSALAWWNDAWSSRKPIALDGGVTGADVQETLAEFPVLVRLHAGNFAYFLDLAENGRDIRFMADDKTPLKHHVEKFDAINEMALVWVKAPQFRGGISTDSIWMYYGNAEAPDGGDANGTYDVHQALVLHFDETDPMPKDATAYGNHAADSKAAPEPAGWIGAAAQFTGAGGIAINANPALQLSPDKGWTFSAWLKIDQAQSNAYVLHAAEGENALELSVRDTGLVAKYANNGQGVETSPAPLQLGKWQHIAVVLRTDKLELYLDGNKAGESPASAGPMNPMVTLGAGAAGDSLIGFLDEVQIANTARSADWIKLLARSQSADFNVLGFGQDESKQGAGGPNYFVIILQSLTVDGWVVIALCGVMFVISALVMVTKGLAISRANKDNRAFLDQYRNMDASADPGALDQEETEEEKELSESEFLAAVVGKHDHFQSSPVYHVYHAGVQELKKRFGTLANQPLTDEALNVLRARLDAAVVREGQKLNRNMVLLTIAISGGPFLGLLGTVLGVMITFAVIAATGDVNINSIAPGISGALLATVAGLAVAIPALFGYNYLLTQIKDLTAEMRVFTDEFLAMVSERLAERHRGG, translated from the coding sequence ATGCGTATCCGACGATTCCTCTGCGGGCTAGTTTTTCTCGCCGTACAGAACTCGGCTTTGGCCTGGTGGAACGACGCCTGGTCGTCGCGCAAGCCGATCGCGCTGGACGGCGGAGTCACCGGCGCGGATGTCCAGGAGACCTTGGCCGAGTTTCCGGTGCTGGTCCGCCTGCATGCCGGCAATTTCGCCTATTTCCTGGACCTGGCCGAGAACGGCAGGGATATCCGCTTCATGGCGGACGACAAGACGCCTTTGAAACATCACGTCGAGAAGTTCGACGCGATCAACGAGATGGCCCTGGTCTGGGTCAAGGCGCCGCAGTTCCGCGGCGGGATCAGCACCGATTCGATCTGGATGTATTACGGCAACGCCGAAGCGCCGGATGGCGGCGACGCGAACGGGACCTACGACGTGCATCAGGCGCTGGTGTTGCATTTCGACGAGACGGACCCGATGCCAAAGGACGCCACCGCCTACGGCAACCATGCGGCGGATTCCAAGGCCGCGCCGGAGCCTGCGGGCTGGATCGGCGCAGCGGCCCAATTCACCGGAGCGGGCGGCATTGCGATCAATGCCAATCCAGCTCTGCAACTTTCGCCCGATAAAGGCTGGACCTTTTCCGCCTGGCTGAAGATCGATCAGGCCCAGTCGAATGCTTACGTCTTGCACGCGGCGGAAGGCGAGAACGCGCTGGAGCTGTCGGTTCGGGACACCGGCCTGGTCGCGAAATATGCGAACAACGGCCAAGGGGTCGAGACGTCTCCCGCGCCGTTGCAACTCGGCAAGTGGCAGCACATCGCCGTGGTTCTGCGGACGGACAAGCTGGAACTGTACCTGGACGGCAACAAGGCGGGCGAGTCGCCGGCTTCGGCGGGGCCGATGAATCCGATGGTGACCTTGGGCGCCGGCGCCGCAGGCGATAGCCTCATCGGCTTTCTGGACGAGGTTCAGATTGCCAACACGGCGCGCAGCGCCGACTGGATCAAGCTCTTGGCGCGCAGCCAAAGCGCCGATTTCAACGTTCTCGGTTTCGGCCAGGACGAATCCAAGCAAGGGGCGGGCGGTCCCAATTATTTCGTCATCATCCTGCAAAGTCTGACCGTCGACGGCTGGGTGGTGATCGCCCTGTGCGGCGTCATGTTCGTGATCAGCGCCCTGGTGATGGTCACCAAGGGGCTGGCTATCTCCAGGGCCAATAAGGACAACCGCGCCTTCCTCGACCAATATCGGAACATGGACGCTTCCGCCGATCCCGGAGCGCTGGATCAGGAAGAAACCGAGGAAGAAAAGGAACTGAGCGAATCGGAGTTCCTCGCCGCGGTGGTGGGCAAGCATGACCACTTTCAGAGTTCTCCCGTCTACCACGTCTATCATGCCGGGGTTCAGGAGCTCAAAAAGCGGTTCGGCACCTTGGCCAACCAACCCTTGACCGACGAGGCGCTCAACGTGCTGCGGGCGCGGCTCGACGCGGCGGTGGTGCGCGAGGGGCAAAAGCTCAACCGCAATATGGTATTGCTCACTATCGCCATCTCCGGCGGCCCGTTTCTGGGCCTGTTGGGCACCGTCCTCGGGGTGATGATCACCTTCGCCGTGATCGCCGCCACAGGCGACGTCAACATCAACTCGATCGCGCCCGGTATCTCCGGCGCGCTGCTCGCCACCGTCGCGGGTCTCGCCGTCGCCATCCCGGCCCTGTTCGGCTACAACTACCTGCTCACCCAAATCAAGGACCTCACCGCGGAAATGCGGGTGTTCACCGACGAATTTCTGGCCATGGTGTCGGAGCGCCTGGCCGAGCGTCACCGCGGGGGATAA